From Micrococcus porci, one genomic window encodes:
- the eccCa gene encoding type VII secretion protein EccCa — protein MTRRLVHRPGRTVPPARLLPEDVITGPQPVDPAMDQGSGPNLLMIVPMVAAAASMLTMMAFRQSPFAAVGALAMVVTLTAMLILYGSQAGKARRRRTTLRETYTRYLDRQRRRLIAEDEQARAIAASAAPPPGALLDVVRRPDRLWERRRTDEDFLQTRVGLGARPVRALRVAVQDNATQVQDEFMLKQAESLATRFRTTDDMPVSLPLDSLGNLAVVGPREFGLTAARSLVLGACVQQAPEDLVVALLVPPERRADWPWFDRLPHARVADAASPTGNRLLVAADADDLMRMLRADLARRAGIAAETLRASTRDGRAATELSRLVIVVDSHGEPAAGLPLEGSHLPLVSRGITLITLVSDRLDEPSDVRLRLSATGGTDVTGAAEFQVDDARQDEGRPTVSHGRLDTFDAATALGVATDLQPLRLSADSLEHAEDDLSSTQTFLQMLGLSPELTLEELRRRWRPRGQDEFLRVPIGEDDRGDAVHLDLKEAAQLGMGPHGLCVGATGSGKSELLRALVFALLASHAPERMSLLLVDFKGGATFAPFHGAPHVAGIITNLSDDLSLVERVYASLSGEILRRQEVLKAAGNLANITDYQVHRERELAQGRSVEALPHLIVIIDEFGELLTARPDFIDLFLSIGRIGRSIGVHLLLSSQRIESGRLRGLETYLSYRLGLRTLSESESRTVLDTADAFHLPPLPGFGYLKVDTSVYTRFRSGYVSSPLEEEAAARAEQERVLTADDDVPPALPVPDYGLQLVLPTEGAEPQLSSGAGAAQVMEEPEDHRPTIMETLMDRLREVPSPVEPLWLPPLPEALTLDQAAGDVAVTDHGLRLPAGGDLEVPIGLIDDPEHQWQGLWMLDFASGSGHLIVQGGPRSGKSTLLQTIVTSLALTHSPQQVGVYCVDLLGSSLLPLQGLPHVGGVAIRTNREMVTRTLREVSAMLTLREKLFEAEGIDSMTTLRRRHADGSLPDLGSADVFLVLDGYGQVNEEFADLTPVLNGLISRGAAYGIHIITTVARQGEIRSTQQTFFTHRVELRLSTPSDSAIDRKAAEEVREDTPGRGLASTRLHGQVALPRVDGAADPGTAAEGLAETVQRIAESARGEAMAVRVLPPTTERPPLEQLEDPGRLPVGLLEDDLSVRSLDIDGRERHVVALGDAQTGRSSMLRQFARHFMDTHADTEMMFVVFDPRGELKGVIPDAYMAGYAGNATVAVPLARALVSELEKRQSTDPKDAGPMRQARIVVLVDDYDVLTVAGDSPLAPLLPYLPMARELKLHVFLTRRMKGASRGLYEKFLASLVSQDAVTLMFSGDRSEGVLFDGLRPKRLPPGRAVLIGASRRHETVQTFTGPPAPGRG, from the coding sequence GGCTGCGGCGGCCTCCATGTTGACCATGATGGCGTTCCGCCAGTCCCCGTTCGCGGCCGTGGGCGCGCTCGCCATGGTCGTGACCCTCACCGCCATGCTGATCCTGTACGGCTCGCAGGCCGGCAAGGCCCGCCGGCGCCGCACGACCCTCCGGGAGACGTACACGCGCTACCTCGACCGCCAGCGCCGTCGCCTGATCGCGGAGGACGAGCAGGCCCGCGCGATCGCCGCCTCCGCCGCGCCGCCGCCCGGGGCGCTCCTCGACGTCGTGCGCCGCCCTGACCGGCTGTGGGAGCGCCGCCGCACGGACGAGGACTTCTTGCAGACCCGGGTGGGGCTGGGCGCCCGACCGGTGCGCGCCCTGCGGGTCGCCGTGCAGGACAACGCGACCCAGGTGCAGGACGAGTTCATGCTGAAGCAGGCCGAGTCCCTCGCCACGCGGTTCCGCACCACGGACGACATGCCGGTGAGCCTCCCGCTGGACTCCCTGGGCAATCTGGCCGTAGTGGGTCCCCGGGAGTTCGGTCTGACCGCTGCCCGTTCCCTCGTGCTGGGCGCGTGCGTGCAGCAGGCGCCGGAGGACCTGGTGGTGGCGCTGTTGGTGCCGCCGGAGCGCCGCGCGGACTGGCCGTGGTTCGACCGGCTCCCGCACGCCCGCGTCGCGGACGCGGCCTCGCCCACCGGAAACCGGCTCCTGGTGGCCGCCGACGCCGACGACCTCATGCGAATGCTGCGCGCCGACCTGGCCCGCCGCGCGGGCATCGCGGCCGAGACCCTGCGCGCGTCCACGCGGGACGGCCGGGCCGCGACGGAGCTGTCCCGCCTGGTGATCGTGGTGGACTCCCACGGGGAGCCGGCGGCGGGCCTGCCGCTCGAGGGCAGTCACCTTCCGCTGGTTTCGCGGGGCATCACGCTGATCACCCTGGTCTCCGACCGGCTGGACGAGCCGTCCGACGTGCGCCTGCGCCTGTCCGCCACGGGGGGCACGGACGTGACGGGCGCGGCCGAGTTCCAGGTCGACGACGCCCGGCAGGACGAGGGCCGCCCAACGGTCTCCCACGGCCGGCTGGACACGTTCGACGCGGCCACGGCCCTGGGGGTGGCGACCGACCTGCAGCCGCTGCGGCTCAGCGCCGACTCCCTCGAACACGCCGAGGACGACCTGTCCTCTACGCAGACGTTCCTGCAGATGCTGGGGCTGTCCCCCGAGCTGACCCTGGAGGAGCTGCGGCGCCGATGGCGGCCCCGCGGCCAGGACGAGTTCCTGCGGGTGCCGATCGGCGAGGACGACCGGGGCGACGCCGTCCACCTCGACCTCAAGGAGGCCGCGCAGCTGGGCATGGGCCCCCACGGGCTCTGCGTGGGCGCCACCGGCTCCGGCAAGTCCGAGCTGCTGCGTGCCCTGGTCTTCGCGCTCCTGGCCTCCCACGCGCCCGAGCGGATGTCCCTGTTGTTGGTCGACTTCAAGGGCGGCGCCACGTTCGCGCCGTTCCACGGCGCACCGCACGTGGCCGGCATCATCACGAACCTCTCGGACGACCTGTCCCTGGTGGAACGCGTCTACGCCTCGCTCAGCGGCGAGATCCTGCGCCGCCAGGAGGTCCTCAAGGCGGCCGGCAACCTGGCGAACATCACCGACTACCAGGTGCATCGCGAGCGCGAGCTGGCCCAGGGACGCAGCGTGGAGGCGCTGCCGCACCTGATCGTGATCATCGACGAGTTCGGCGAGCTGCTCACGGCGCGGCCGGACTTCATCGACCTGTTCCTGTCCATCGGCCGCATCGGCCGCTCGATCGGCGTGCACCTGTTGCTCTCCTCCCAACGGATCGAGTCCGGCAGGCTGCGCGGCCTGGAGACCTACCTCTCCTACCGGCTGGGGCTGCGTACCCTCTCGGAGTCCGAGTCGCGGACTGTCCTGGACACCGCGGACGCGTTCCACCTGCCGCCGCTGCCGGGCTTCGGCTACCTCAAGGTGGACACCTCGGTGTACACCCGGTTCCGCTCCGGCTACGTCTCCTCCCCGCTCGAGGAGGAGGCGGCGGCCCGTGCGGAGCAGGAGCGCGTACTCACCGCGGACGACGACGTCCCCCCCGCCCTGCCTGTGCCCGACTACGGGCTCCAGCTCGTCCTGCCGACGGAGGGGGCCGAGCCGCAGCTGTCCTCCGGGGCAGGTGCGGCCCAGGTCATGGAGGAGCCGGAGGACCACCGGCCCACCATCATGGAGACCCTCATGGACCGGCTGCGGGAGGTCCCCTCCCCCGTGGAGCCGCTGTGGCTGCCACCGCTGCCGGAGGCCCTCACCCTGGACCAGGCGGCGGGCGACGTCGCCGTCACGGACCATGGACTGCGCCTGCCCGCCGGAGGCGACCTGGAGGTGCCGATCGGTCTGATCGACGACCCGGAGCACCAGTGGCAGGGCCTGTGGATGCTCGACTTCGCGTCCGGTTCGGGGCACCTGATCGTGCAGGGCGGGCCGCGGTCCGGCAAGTCGACCCTGCTGCAGACCATCGTGACCTCCCTGGCCCTGACGCATTCACCCCAGCAGGTGGGTGTGTACTGCGTGGACCTGCTCGGCTCCAGCCTCCTTCCGCTGCAGGGGCTGCCGCACGTGGGCGGCGTCGCCATCCGCACCAACCGGGAGATGGTGACCCGCACGCTCCGCGAGGTGTCCGCGATGCTCACCCTGCGGGAGAAGCTGTTCGAGGCGGAGGGCATCGACTCGATGACCACCCTGCGCCGGCGCCATGCCGACGGCTCCCTGCCCGATCTCGGCAGCGCGGACGTGTTCCTCGTCCTGGACGGATACGGCCAGGTCAACGAGGAGTTCGCAGATCTGACGCCGGTGCTCAACGGCCTCATCTCCCGCGGCGCCGCATACGGCATCCACATCATCACCACGGTCGCCCGGCAGGGTGAGATCCGCTCGACCCAGCAGACCTTCTTCACCCACCGGGTGGAGCTGCGGCTCTCCACGCCCTCGGACTCGGCGATCGACCGCAAGGCCGCCGAGGAGGTCCGCGAGGACACGCCGGGCCGAGGCCTGGCGTCGACCCGCCTGCACGGCCAGGTGGCGCTGCCGCGCGTCGACGGCGCCGCGGACCCGGGCACCGCGGCGGAGGGGCTCGCCGAGACGGTGCAGCGGATCGCCGAGTCCGCGCGCGGCGAGGCGATGGCCGTGCGCGTGCTGCCGCCGACCACCGAGCGGCCGCCCCTGGAGCAGCTGGAGGACCCGGGACGGCTTCCCGTGGGCCTGCTCGAGGACGACCTGTCCGTGCGCTCGCTGGACATCGACGGGCGGGAGCGTCACGTGGTGGCCCTCGGCGACGCGCAGACCGGGCGCAGCTCGATGCTCCGGCAGTTCGCCCGGCACTTCATGGACACCCACGCGGACACCGAGATGATGTTCGTGGTGTTCGATCCGCGCGGGGAGCTCAAGGGCGTCATCCCGGACGCGTACATGGCCGGCTACGCCGGCAATGCGACCGTGGCCGTGCCCCTCGCGCGGGCGCTCGTCTCCGAGCTGGAGAAGCGGCAGTCCACCGATCCGAAGGACGCCGGCCCCATGCGCCAGGCGCGGATCGTGGTGCTGGTGGACGACTACGACGTGCTCACCGTGGCCGGGGACTCCCCGTTGGCCCCGCTGCTGCCGTACCTGCCGATGGCACGGGAGCTGAAGCTGCACGTGTTCCTCACCCGCCGCATGAAGGGCGCCTCCCGTGGGCTGTACGAGAAGTTCCTGGCGTCCCTCGTGTCCCAGGACGCGGTGACCCTGATGTTCAGCGGCGACCGCTCCGAGGGCGTGCTGTTCGACGGGCTCCGCCCGAAGCGGCTGCCCCCCGGCCGCGCCGTGCTGATCGGGGCGTCGCGGAGGCACGAGACGGTGCAGACGTTCACGGGCCCGCCCGCGCCTGGGAGAGGGTGA